One genomic segment of Actinoplanes ianthinogenes includes these proteins:
- a CDS encoding methyltransferase family protein, producing MIFIPPPFYYAAGLAGGMAINSVVALPLGGGSGIAVAGAVLTALGLALTFAGVTAVIRHRTTIVPHHPVATLLTGGAYRLSRNPMYTGLAVAYLGLALVFGSWWPVVLWPLVIVAVRQLVIRPEERYLTERFDRAYTDYQSRVRRWL from the coding sequence GTGATCTTCATACCGCCGCCGTTCTACTACGCCGCCGGTTTGGCCGGCGGCATGGCGATCAACAGCGTGGTTGCACTCCCGCTCGGTGGGGGCTCGGGCATCGCGGTCGCTGGGGCGGTGCTCACCGCGCTCGGGCTGGCGCTGACCTTCGCCGGCGTCACCGCGGTGATCCGGCACCGCACCACGATCGTGCCCCACCACCCGGTTGCCACCCTGCTCACCGGCGGCGCCTACCGGCTGTCGCGCAATCCGATGTACACCGGCCTGGCCGTCGCCTATCTGGGTCTGGCCCTGGTGTTCGGTTCCTGGTGGCCGGTGGTGCTGTGGCCGCTCGTGATCGTCGCCGTGCGCCAGTTGGTCATCCGGCCCGAGGAGCGGTATCTCACCGAGCGGTTCGACCGGGCCTACACCGACTATCAGTCCCGCGTGCGGCGGTGGCTCTAG
- a CDS encoding Tat pathway signal sequence domain protein has protein sequence MHKFRITAAVLSGATTALLFAAPAMADDPAVLTTDSLAGPAVAVGDTISAGIVGGSQAVFATAPGGANGMKCTTSSFSAVVNDNPAAPGAAALGSTLAVSGCTVTGVPGVTGVNSVTINNQPYATTVASDGTVTVTGTDAAPISATLNLKSLLGSVICNFVATGNTITAVADNTDNSITFTDQQFTKSSGPAACVANGYFTAKYTPVVNSASSPIFVN, from the coding sequence ATGCACAAGTTCCGGATCACCGCCGCCGTCCTGAGCGGCGCCACCACCGCCCTGCTGTTCGCCGCACCGGCGATGGCCGACGACCCCGCCGTCCTGACCACCGACAGCCTGGCCGGCCCCGCGGTCGCCGTCGGTGACACCATCTCGGCCGGCATCGTCGGCGGCAGTCAGGCGGTCTTCGCCACCGCGCCGGGCGGCGCCAACGGCATGAAGTGCACCACCTCCAGCTTCAGCGCCGTGGTGAACGACAACCCGGCGGCGCCCGGCGCCGCCGCGCTCGGCTCCACGCTCGCCGTCTCCGGCTGCACGGTCACCGGCGTCCCCGGGGTGACCGGCGTCAACAGCGTGACGATCAACAACCAGCCGTACGCCACCACGGTCGCCAGCGACGGCACCGTGACGGTCACCGGCACCGACGCCGCGCCGATCTCCGCGACGCTGAACCTGAAGTCCCTGCTGGGCTCGGTGATCTGCAACTTCGTGGCGACCGGCAACACGATCACGGCGGTCGCCGACAACACCGACAACTCGATCACGTTCACCGATCAGCAGTTCACCAAGTCGAGCGGCCCGGCCGCGTGCGTGGCCAACGGCTACTTCACCGCGAAGTACACCCCGGTGGTGAACTCCGCCTCGTCCCCGATCTTCGTCAACTGA
- a CDS encoding DUF6114 domain-containing protein has translation MSGTGTHRVSPGARAWRGFRTWRRSRPFWGGLLVLLGGTEILMTVWAPLGVVLHVGMQNFIGYLLPFVIILLGVLLILNPAQHVFYALIAMVCGLGTFLTSNMGGFLIGLLLTLVGGALGFAWAPISAEPTAPPGAEAPDDAAASGPATEGPPAAFPPLPGSGQSAAPVTQKPAPQ, from the coding sequence GTGTCCGGGACCGGAACGCATCGAGTCTCGCCGGGCGCCCGCGCCTGGCGGGGCTTCCGGACGTGGCGCCGCAGCCGGCCGTTCTGGGGCGGGCTGCTGGTCCTGCTCGGCGGGACCGAGATCCTGATGACGGTCTGGGCGCCGCTGGGCGTGGTGCTGCACGTCGGCATGCAGAATTTCATCGGTTACCTGTTGCCATTCGTGATCATTCTGCTCGGCGTGCTGCTCATCCTCAATCCGGCGCAGCACGTGTTCTATGCGCTGATCGCCATGGTGTGCGGGCTCGGCACCTTTCTGACCTCGAACATGGGCGGATTCCTCATCGGTCTGCTGCTGACGCTGGTCGGCGGGGCGCTGGGGTTCGCCTGGGCGCCGATCTCCGCGGAGCCCACGGCCCCGCCGGGCGCGGAAGCCCCGGACGACGCGGCCGCGTCCGGTCCGGCGACCGAGGGCCCGCCGGCGGCCTTCCCGCCTCTGCCCGGCTCCGGTCAATCCGCGGCGCCGGTCACTCAGAAGCCGGCTCCCCAGTAG
- a CDS encoding pectinesterase family protein — protein MMRRRHFLELSATLGAGAAVAWSGPANARPGHDPGLDLIVAADGGGDVTTVQAAIDAAPAGALTPYRIGVRPGSYLGQVIVPADKTNLELRGLGRAPAEVLIADDRANGTLKPDGTPWGTSGSASVTVNGAGFRARNLTFANLFDEAAHPEITNRQAVAVLTRADKLIFERVRFLANQDTLYVNSTAAGVVARASFRDCYVEGDVDFIFGRATAVFDRCRVHSLNRGSTPNGYVTAPSTDITNPHGLLFTHCRLTSDAPAGTVYLGRPWHPSNDPNAIGQTIIRNSWIGAHIGATAWSDFGTWPWSEARLAEYRNTGPGALTSPDRPQLTPAEAAGNDVADFLTGSDDWHPYC, from the coding sequence ATGATGCGCCGACGACACTTCCTCGAACTCTCCGCCACGCTCGGCGCCGGTGCTGCCGTCGCCTGGTCCGGCCCGGCGAACGCCCGTCCTGGCCATGATCCGGGCCTCGACCTGATCGTCGCCGCCGACGGCGGGGGCGACGTCACGACCGTGCAGGCGGCGATCGACGCGGCGCCGGCCGGCGCGCTGACGCCGTACCGTATCGGGGTCCGGCCCGGCAGCTACCTGGGCCAGGTCATCGTGCCCGCGGACAAGACGAACCTCGAACTGCGCGGCCTCGGCCGCGCCCCGGCCGAGGTTCTGATCGCCGACGACCGGGCCAACGGCACCCTCAAGCCGGACGGCACCCCGTGGGGCACCTCGGGCAGCGCCTCGGTCACCGTCAACGGCGCCGGGTTCCGCGCGCGGAACCTGACCTTCGCCAACCTGTTCGACGAGGCCGCGCACCCGGAGATCACCAACCGGCAGGCGGTCGCCGTCCTCACCCGCGCGGACAAACTGATCTTCGAGCGGGTGCGCTTCCTGGCGAACCAGGACACCCTCTACGTCAACAGCACCGCGGCCGGGGTCGTCGCCCGCGCCTCCTTCCGCGACTGCTACGTCGAGGGCGACGTCGACTTCATCTTCGGCCGCGCCACGGCCGTTTTCGATCGCTGCCGGGTGCACTCGCTCAACCGTGGCAGCACCCCGAACGGCTACGTCACCGCGCCGAGCACCGACATCACCAACCCGCACGGGCTGCTGTTCACCCACTGCCGCCTCACGTCCGACGCGCCCGCCGGCACCGTGTACCTCGGCCGCCCCTGGCATCCGAGCAACGACCCGAACGCCATCGGCCAGACGATCATCCGCAACTCCTGGATCGGCGCGCACATCGGCGCCACCGCCTGGAGCGACTTCGGCACCTGGCCCTGGTCCGAGGCCCGCCTCGCCGAGTACCGCAACACCGGGCCCGGCGCGCTCACGTCCCCGGACCGCCCGCAGCTCACCCCCGCCGAGGCCGCCGGCAACGACGTCGCCGACTTCCTGACCGGCTCCGACGACTGGCACCCCTACTGCTGA
- a CDS encoding SAM-dependent methyltransferase: MAEALDTGRPHPARVYDVLLGGKDNFAADRAAAAEGLRVNPNAATAPLQNRAFLRRTVRYLAGQGVRQFLDIGSGLPTALNVHEVAQQVDPSARVVYVDRDPIVLTHGRALLTSTPEGRTAYVDGDLHRIEEILDAPELRETLDLEEPVGVLLFAVLHFIEDDVEPYDIVTKLMAAVPRGSHLVISHITADYDPVSWGKFAAVMRAQGIPTRLRDRDEVAGFFDGLELVEPGVVPILRWRPEEATPFTDAQVALYGGVARKP, translated from the coding sequence GTGGCGGAGGCGTTGGACACCGGGCGGCCGCATCCGGCCCGGGTCTATGACGTGTTGCTCGGGGGCAAGGACAACTTCGCGGCGGATCGGGCCGCGGCGGCCGAGGGGCTGCGGGTCAATCCGAACGCGGCGACCGCCCCGCTGCAGAACCGGGCGTTCCTGCGGCGCACCGTGCGCTACCTGGCCGGGCAGGGAGTCCGGCAGTTCCTGGACATCGGCAGCGGGCTGCCCACGGCGCTGAACGTGCACGAGGTGGCGCAGCAGGTCGACCCGTCGGCGCGGGTGGTCTACGTGGACCGGGACCCGATCGTGCTCACCCACGGACGGGCGCTGCTGACCAGCACCCCGGAGGGCCGGACCGCCTATGTGGACGGTGACCTGCACCGGATCGAGGAGATCCTGGACGCGCCGGAGCTGCGGGAGACCCTGGACCTGGAGGAGCCGGTCGGGGTGCTGCTGTTCGCGGTGCTGCACTTCATCGAGGACGACGTCGAGCCGTACGACATAGTGACCAAGCTGATGGCGGCCGTGCCGCGCGGCAGCCACCTGGTGATCTCGCACATCACCGCGGATTACGACCCGGTGTCCTGGGGCAAGTTCGCCGCGGTGATGCGGGCGCAGGGGATTCCCACCCGGTTGCGCGACCGGGACGAGGTGGCCGGGTTCTTCGACGGCCTGGAGCTGGTGGAGCCGGGCGTGGTCCCGATCCTGCGCTGGCGTCCCGAGGAGGCGACGCCGTTCACGGACGCGCAGGTGGCGCTCTATGGGGGAGTGGCCCGCAAGCCGTGA
- a CDS encoding DUF6230 family protein, with amino-acid sequence MSPTRLGRTRWRRFTAMLLGGLAAMTGLILLTGKGVLAASFSISGMPFTVTSPKLHGYGFEQYAELDHMAPGSPNEGDTGGQVVVIVSAIRDAQLDGLCQSIELGGINMKLTAGSASNKVTADTLVVDSDMISGNGDFKNIDIGQDASTLDRVPGKTGAIGVFGQQAEEVTITNVRQNNYATTAVTFHLPNLRMSFTSDGC; translated from the coding sequence ATGTCCCCTACACGTCTCGGAAGGACCCGCTGGCGCCGGTTCACCGCGATGCTGCTCGGCGGCCTCGCGGCGATGACCGGCCTGATCCTGCTGACCGGCAAGGGGGTGCTCGCGGCGTCCTTCTCGATCTCCGGCATGCCGTTCACCGTCACCTCGCCCAAACTGCACGGTTACGGCTTCGAGCAGTACGCGGAGCTCGACCACATGGCGCCGGGCAGCCCCAACGAGGGTGACACCGGCGGCCAGGTGGTCGTCATCGTCTCCGCGATCAGGGACGCCCAGCTCGACGGGCTGTGCCAGAGCATCGAGCTCGGCGGCATCAACATGAAGCTCACCGCGGGCAGTGCGAGCAACAAGGTCACCGCCGACACGCTGGTCGTCGACTCCGACATGATCAGCGGCAACGGCGACTTCAAGAACATCGACATCGGCCAGGACGCGAGCACGCTCGACCGGGTGCCCGGCAAGACCGGGGCGATCGGCGTCTTCGGCCAGCAGGCCGAGGAGGTGACCATCACCAACGTGCGGCAGAACAACTACGCCACCACGGCGGTCACCTTCCACCTGCCCAACCTGCGCATGTCCTTCACCTCGGACGGCTGCTGA
- a CDS encoding glycoside hydrolase family 43 protein, translating to MKRRDLLAAVGGATAGALLLPAAARAATYSGYAMAYFTESPSMAAANYGLHLAVSGDGLNWTPLNQNNAVATPALGSKGLRDPFLLRKQDGTFVVLATDLNGTDWSYQSQYLHVWDSADLRTFSNYRLLKVHSLATHAWAPEAFWDASRGQYGIVYSAVNSSGHNVLMINYTSDFVTAGSPAVFYDPGYDAIDGSFVTVGGVNYMYYKNNTNSTLLGTRSSSLGAGSFSIYSGAITPGRGVEAPQISKSNTSDTWYMWGDTWSPNGRFFCWQTTSVAGGSWTLLNDRSYTQPLNAKHCGIVPITATELSAVTAKWGTPTWNRVKSYNFPGRYIRHADNVGRIDAYPFDPYQDQLWTLVPGLADTSGVSFRSVNYPDRYLRHYNYAMVLDTNDGTSTFAADATFHKTPGLADSSWTSFRSHNYPDRYLRHANYVLRIDPLTSASASGDRQDATFKITF from the coding sequence ATGAAACGTCGTGACCTGCTGGCCGCCGTAGGCGGCGCCACCGCCGGCGCGCTCCTGCTGCCCGCCGCCGCCCGGGCCGCGACCTACTCCGGTTACGCCATGGCCTACTTCACCGAGTCCCCGTCGATGGCCGCCGCCAACTACGGCCTGCACCTCGCGGTCAGCGGCGACGGCCTGAACTGGACACCGCTGAACCAGAACAACGCCGTGGCCACGCCGGCCCTGGGCAGTAAAGGCCTGCGCGACCCGTTCCTGCTGCGCAAGCAGGACGGCACGTTCGTCGTCCTGGCCACCGACCTGAACGGCACGGACTGGTCCTACCAGAGCCAGTACCTGCACGTCTGGGACTCCGCCGACCTGCGCACGTTCAGCAACTACCGGCTGCTCAAGGTGCACTCGCTGGCCACCCACGCCTGGGCCCCGGAAGCTTTCTGGGACGCCTCGCGCGGCCAGTACGGCATCGTGTACTCCGCGGTGAACAGCTCCGGTCACAACGTCCTGATGATCAATTACACCAGCGACTTCGTCACGGCCGGGTCGCCCGCCGTCTTCTACGACCCCGGGTACGACGCGATCGACGGCTCGTTCGTGACCGTCGGCGGCGTGAACTACATGTACTACAAGAACAACACCAACAGCACCCTGCTCGGCACCAGATCGTCCTCGCTGGGCGCCGGCTCGTTCAGCATCTACTCCGGCGCGATCACGCCCGGCCGCGGGGTCGAGGCGCCGCAGATCAGCAAGTCGAACACGTCCGACACCTGGTACATGTGGGGCGACACGTGGAGCCCGAACGGCCGCTTCTTCTGCTGGCAGACCACCAGCGTGGCCGGTGGCTCCTGGACCTTGCTGAACGACCGCTCCTACACCCAGCCGCTCAACGCGAAGCACTGCGGCATCGTCCCGATCACCGCGACGGAGCTGTCCGCCGTGACCGCCAAGTGGGGCACCCCCACCTGGAACCGGGTCAAGTCCTACAACTTCCCGGGCCGCTACATCCGGCACGCCGACAACGTGGGGCGGATCGACGCCTATCCGTTCGACCCCTACCAGGACCAGCTCTGGACCCTGGTCCCCGGCCTGGCCGACACGTCCGGCGTCTCGTTCCGCTCGGTCAACTATCCGGACCGATACCTGCGCCACTACAACTACGCCATGGTCCTCGACACCAACGACGGCACCAGCACCTTCGCGGCCGACGCCACCTTCCACAAGACGCCCGGCCTCGCCGACTCGTCGTGGACGTCGTTCCGCTCGCACAACTATCCGGACCGCTACCTGCGCCACGCCAACTATGTCCTGCGCATCGACCCGCTCACGTCCGCCTCCGCGAGCGGCGACAGGCAGGACGCGACCTTCAAAATAACCTTCTAA
- a CDS encoding TetR/AcrR family transcriptional regulator: protein MTKPVLSPLPGARAGRDPARAIKRGPRSLPPEVIAATQRERLFDALVHTVAEKGYVNARVSDICTAAGVTRPAFYALFAGKEDAFLDTYRHGTGVVLRMMDEAYADAADWRAGARAALKVLLDVLASVPAFAAMAIVEIDAAGPLARRDRTELLGRFSRFFKEAPEVPEGLVDTVVGGVYSTIYGYVSAGRATALPELLPMLSYFMMAPFVGRDAAATELTVQAGGDRVVAPCAASDTDGVFH, encoded by the coding sequence ATGACGAAACCAGTACTCAGTCCGCTGCCGGGCGCCCGGGCGGGACGTGATCCGGCCCGCGCCATCAAACGCGGCCCGCGATCGCTGCCGCCCGAGGTCATCGCCGCCACGCAACGGGAGCGGCTGTTCGACGCGCTGGTGCACACGGTCGCCGAGAAAGGGTACGTGAATGCCCGAGTGAGCGACATCTGCACGGCGGCCGGGGTGACCCGTCCGGCGTTCTACGCGCTCTTCGCCGGCAAGGAGGACGCGTTCCTGGACACCTACCGGCACGGGACCGGGGTGGTGCTGCGGATGATGGACGAGGCGTACGCGGACGCCGCCGACTGGCGGGCCGGCGCCCGGGCCGCGCTCAAGGTGCTGCTCGACGTGCTGGCGAGCGTGCCGGCGTTCGCCGCCATGGCGATCGTCGAGATCGACGCGGCCGGCCCGCTCGCCCGCCGGGACCGCACCGAGTTGCTCGGCCGGTTCTCCCGGTTCTTCAAGGAGGCGCCGGAGGTGCCGGAGGGCCTGGTCGACACGGTGGTGGGCGGCGTCTACTCGACGATTTACGGGTACGTCTCGGCCGGCCGGGCCACCGCGCTGCCGGAGCTGCTGCCGATGCTCAGCTACTTCATGATGGCGCCGTTCGTGGGCCGCGACGCGGCCGCCACCGAGCTGACCGTCCAGGCCGGCGGTGACCGGGTGGTCGCGCCGTGCGCGGCGTCAGATACCGACGGGGTTTTTCACTGA
- a CDS encoding MFS transporter — protein MRVLLLATLVNAFGNGAYLTTSVLFLTTVAGLSPATIAIGLSAGAAAGVLAMTPLGYLADRYGPRRLSILAMVVLAGAYTALLGVHSAVPFTLLSCVIAVATALAKGANGALAAGAVPATERLRMRARMRSLTNAGMGIGTLAGSGPLLIQGHAGYVVILLANALTFLAAALLLTRAPQVPPQVTPAGGPRLVALRDRAFLSFAALDGLLTSTYNDLLGLGLPLWLATRAHAPLWLISVALVINTAGCVLLQVRMAGGVSGLAAARRSALRGSLVVALSCAVIAAGSDRSPLLAGTLIGLAAVIHVLGEVWLSTGSWGIVFELAPPWAQGQYQGAYFAGRGLGDMVAPPLVTACVLGLHGYGWLLLGLLFAGGGLLYGPVTRWAAATRPTVPAEEAPRPDQPMVTVPPGQGD, from the coding sequence ATGCGTGTGCTCCTCCTCGCCACGCTGGTCAACGCGTTCGGCAACGGCGCCTACCTGACGACCAGCGTGCTGTTCCTGACCACGGTCGCCGGGCTCAGCCCCGCGACGATCGCCATCGGACTCAGCGCCGGGGCCGCGGCCGGGGTGCTCGCGATGACGCCGCTCGGCTACCTCGCCGACCGATATGGACCGAGACGGCTGTCCATCCTGGCCATGGTGGTGCTCGCGGGGGCGTACACCGCCCTGCTCGGGGTGCACTCGGCGGTGCCGTTCACGCTGCTCTCCTGCGTGATCGCGGTGGCCACCGCGCTGGCCAAGGGCGCCAACGGGGCGCTCGCCGCCGGCGCCGTGCCGGCGACCGAGCGGCTGCGGATGCGGGCCCGGATGCGCAGCCTCACCAATGCGGGCATGGGCATCGGCACACTCGCCGGGAGCGGTCCGCTGCTGATCCAGGGCCATGCCGGGTACGTCGTGATCCTGCTCGCCAACGCGCTGACGTTCCTGGCCGCGGCCCTGTTGCTGACCCGCGCCCCGCAGGTCCCGCCACAGGTGACCCCGGCCGGCGGACCGCGCCTGGTGGCGTTGCGGGATCGGGCGTTCCTGTCCTTCGCGGCGCTCGACGGGCTGCTCACCAGCACCTACAACGACCTGCTCGGCCTCGGCCTGCCGCTGTGGCTGGCGACCCGGGCGCACGCCCCGCTCTGGCTGATCTCGGTGGCCCTGGTGATCAACACGGCCGGATGCGTGCTGCTCCAGGTCCGGATGGCCGGCGGGGTGTCCGGGCTGGCCGCCGCGCGCCGGTCCGCGCTGCGCGGCAGCCTGGTGGTGGCCCTGTCCTGCGCGGTGATCGCGGCCGGCAGCGATCGATCACCACTGCTCGCCGGCACGCTGATCGGGCTGGCCGCCGTGATCCACGTGCTCGGCGAGGTGTGGCTGTCCACCGGCAGCTGGGGCATCGTCTTCGAGCTGGCCCCGCCCTGGGCCCAGGGTCAGTACCAGGGCGCCTACTTCGCCGGCCGCGGCCTCGGCGACATGGTCGCGCCGCCGCTGGTCACCGCCTGCGTGCTGGGCCTGCACGGCTACGGCTGGCTGCTGCTGGGCCTGCTCTTCGCGGGCGGTGGCCTGCTCTACGGTCCGGTCACCCGGTGGGCGGCCGCCACCCGCCCCACCGTGCCCGCCGAAGAGGCGCCCCGCCCCGATCAGCCGATGGTGACGGTGCCACCCGGACAGGGTGACTGA
- a CDS encoding TetR/AcrR family transcriptional regulator, with protein MTVKRRYESAHRQEQARQTRRAILDAAAVLFVEPGYAATPLTAVAAEAGVAIQTVYKVFGSKQALLSALVDVTVAGDDEPVALPDRQFVADIRALPEVRAKLDRYARHLVDTHARQAQVMLALAAAATADPEAAAIWRKNADDRRTGMSMFAAELVATGRLRPEHTVDTAADVLWLAMDVRNYDWLVRQRGWPPERFRRWYVDTVAAALLPAPGSPAPAESA; from the coding sequence ATGACTGTCAAGCGCCGGTACGAGTCGGCACATCGACAGGAGCAGGCTCGGCAGACGCGCCGGGCGATCCTGGACGCGGCGGCGGTCCTGTTCGTCGAGCCCGGCTACGCGGCTACCCCGCTGACGGCTGTCGCGGCGGAGGCCGGGGTCGCGATCCAGACGGTGTACAAGGTCTTCGGCAGCAAGCAGGCGCTGCTCTCGGCCCTGGTCGACGTCACGGTGGCCGGCGACGACGAGCCCGTCGCGCTGCCCGACCGCCAGTTCGTCGCGGACATCCGGGCGCTGCCCGAGGTGCGGGCGAAGCTTGACCGTTACGCACGCCACCTGGTCGACACCCACGCCCGGCAGGCCCAGGTGATGCTCGCCCTCGCCGCGGCGGCGACCGCCGATCCCGAGGCCGCCGCGATCTGGCGCAAGAACGCCGACGACCGCCGCACCGGGATGAGCATGTTCGCGGCCGAACTGGTCGCGACCGGCCGGCTGCGGCCCGAGCACACCGTCGACACCGCGGCCGACGTGCTGTGGCTGGCCATGGACGTGCGCAACTACGACTGGCTCGTGCGCCAGCGAGGCTGGCCGCCCGAGCGCTTCCGACGCTGGTACGTCGACACCGTCGCCGCGGCTCTCCTCCCCGCGCCCGGATCGCCGGCACCGGCGGAGAGCGCGTGA